A stretch of the Papaver somniferum cultivar HN1 chromosome 6, ASM357369v1, whole genome shotgun sequence genome encodes the following:
- the LOC113289030 gene encoding tetracycline resistance protein, class H-like isoform X2: MNRILTTKKVTGLGSLMVMPVVGNLSDSYGRKALLTLPMILTILPLAILACGRTKYFFYGYYALKTLTAMFCEGSVLSLSLAYVADNISESRRSSAFGILSGIGSSAFLCGTLTSRFISTQSTFKVSAFVAILATLYMRFFLPDSSCNIDSTSCSKLISSKTKRIGNNVVDDSCPKIQIGKRIPSIDDTIHLLKTSLIFRQAAIVAFFTNLAEGGLREALLYFLKARFHFNKDQFADLMLIVGVSGVISQLVLMPILVPGLGEEKLLRIGLLASCVHMITYSISWAPWVPYVGTAIVVLAVFSSPCLRSIASKQVGPEEQGKAQGCISGIGSFANIISPLVFTPLTALFLSDRAPFHFPGFSIMCTGFAMMIAFLQSLMIRRVPTISNNKSNNNAYNEA; the protein is encoded by the exons ATGAATCGTATCCTAACAACAAAAAAG GTAACAGGGTTGGGCAGTCTAATGGTGATGCCAGTAGTTGGCAATCTCTCTGATTCTTACGGACGCAAAGCTCTTCTCACACTCCCTATGATTCTCACCATTTTGCCCCTAG CAATATTAGCATGTGGAAGGACCAAGTACTTCTTCTATGGTTATTAtgctctcaagactctcactgcaATGTTTTGTGAAGGCAGTGTGCTCTCACTTTCGCTAGCTTATGTG GCAGATAACATTTCAGAAAGCCGAAGATCTTCAGCTTTTGGAATTTTATCTGGCATTGGTTCTTCTGCGTTCCTATGTGGTACCTTAACCTCTCGTTTCATTTCCACGCAGTCAACTTTCAAG GTTTCTGCATTTGTCGCTATATTGGCAACCTTGTACATGAGATTTTTCTTGCCAGACTCTAGTTGTAATATTGATTCCACCTCTTGTTCAAAATTGATATCAAGTAAGACTAAGAGAATTGGCAACAACGTTGTTGATGATTCGTGTCCGAAGATACAAATTGGTAAAAGGATTCCGTCAATAGATGATACGATCCATTTGCTGAAGACTAG TTTAATATTTAGACAAGCGGCAATTGTTGCATTTTTCACCAATCTTGCAGAAGGTGGACTTCGGGAGGCATTGCTG TACTTCCTGAAGGCGCGTTTTCACTTTAACAAGGACCAATTTGCTGACTTAATGTTGATAGTTGGGGTTTCAGGAGTGATATCAcag CTGGTTCTCATGCCCATACTAGTCCCTGGTTTAGGAGAAGAAAAACTGCTCAGGATTGGGCTACTTGCAAGCTGTGTACAT ATGATTACGTACAGTATATCATGGGCGCCTTGG GTTCCCTATGTTGGTACTGCAATTGTTGTTCTTGCTGTTTTCTCATCCCCATGT TTAAGGAGCATAGCATCTAAACAAGTCGGACCAGAAGAGCAG GGGAAAGCTCAAGGGTGCATTTCTGGAATAGGTTCCTTCGCCAACATAATATCTCCCTTAGTTTTTACCCCTCTGACAG CTCTTTTCCTGTCAGATAGAGCACCATTTCATTTCCCAGGTTTCAGTATCATGTGCACAGGATTTGCAATG ATGATAGCCTTCTTACAGAGTCTTATGATAAGGCGTGTTCCTACCATTTCAAATAACAAAAGCAACAATAATGCCTACAACGAGGCCTAA
- the LOC113289030 gene encoding hippocampus abundant transcript-like protein 1 isoform X1 has product MAESKMEYERLRHIFVTVFLYNFAVFMVIPAITDVTMLALCPGQDECSLAIYLTGFQQAVTGLGSLMVMPVVGNLSDSYGRKALLTLPMILTILPLAILACGRTKYFFYGYYALKTLTAMFCEGSVLSLSLAYVADNISESRRSSAFGILSGIGSSAFLCGTLTSRFISTQSTFKVSAFVAILATLYMRFFLPDSSCNIDSTSCSKLISSKTKRIGNNVVDDSCPKIQIGKRIPSIDDTIHLLKTSLIFRQAAIVAFFTNLAEGGLREALLYFLKARFHFNKDQFADLMLIVGVSGVISQLVLMPILVPGLGEEKLLRIGLLASCVHMITYSISWAPWVPYVGTAIVVLAVFSSPCLRSIASKQVGPEEQGKAQGCISGIGSFANIISPLVFTPLTALFLSDRAPFHFPGFSIMCTGFAMMIAFLQSLMIRRVPTISNNKSNNNAYNEA; this is encoded by the exons ATGGCAGAGTCAAAAATGGAATATGAAAGGTTAAGACATATATTTGTGACGGTTTTTCTATATAACTTTGCTGTTTTCATGGTGATTCCAGCCATTACAGATGTTACAATGTTAGCTCTATGTCCTGGTCAAGACGAATGCTCGCTCGCCATTTACCTCACCGGTTTCCAACAAGCG GTAACAGGGTTGGGCAGTCTAATGGTGATGCCAGTAGTTGGCAATCTCTCTGATTCTTACGGACGCAAAGCTCTTCTCACACTCCCTATGATTCTCACCATTTTGCCCCTAG CAATATTAGCATGTGGAAGGACCAAGTACTTCTTCTATGGTTATTAtgctctcaagactctcactgcaATGTTTTGTGAAGGCAGTGTGCTCTCACTTTCGCTAGCTTATGTG GCAGATAACATTTCAGAAAGCCGAAGATCTTCAGCTTTTGGAATTTTATCTGGCATTGGTTCTTCTGCGTTCCTATGTGGTACCTTAACCTCTCGTTTCATTTCCACGCAGTCAACTTTCAAG GTTTCTGCATTTGTCGCTATATTGGCAACCTTGTACATGAGATTTTTCTTGCCAGACTCTAGTTGTAATATTGATTCCACCTCTTGTTCAAAATTGATATCAAGTAAGACTAAGAGAATTGGCAACAACGTTGTTGATGATTCGTGTCCGAAGATACAAATTGGTAAAAGGATTCCGTCAATAGATGATACGATCCATTTGCTGAAGACTAG TTTAATATTTAGACAAGCGGCAATTGTTGCATTTTTCACCAATCTTGCAGAAGGTGGACTTCGGGAGGCATTGCTG TACTTCCTGAAGGCGCGTTTTCACTTTAACAAGGACCAATTTGCTGACTTAATGTTGATAGTTGGGGTTTCAGGAGTGATATCAcag CTGGTTCTCATGCCCATACTAGTCCCTGGTTTAGGAGAAGAAAAACTGCTCAGGATTGGGCTACTTGCAAGCTGTGTACAT ATGATTACGTACAGTATATCATGGGCGCCTTGG GTTCCCTATGTTGGTACTGCAATTGTTGTTCTTGCTGTTTTCTCATCCCCATGT TTAAGGAGCATAGCATCTAAACAAGTCGGACCAGAAGAGCAG GGGAAAGCTCAAGGGTGCATTTCTGGAATAGGTTCCTTCGCCAACATAATATCTCCCTTAGTTTTTACCCCTCTGACAG CTCTTTTCCTGTCAGATAGAGCACCATTTCATTTCCCAGGTTTCAGTATCATGTGCACAGGATTTGCAATG ATGATAGCCTTCTTACAGAGTCTTATGATAAGGCGTGTTCCTACCATTTCAAATAACAAAAGCAACAATAATGCCTACAACGAGGCCTAA
- the LOC113289030 gene encoding hippocampus abundant transcript-like protein 1 isoform X3, which translates to MVMPVVGNLSDSYGRKALLTLPMILTILPLAILACGRTKYFFYGYYALKTLTAMFCEGSVLSLSLAYVADNISESRRSSAFGILSGIGSSAFLCGTLTSRFISTQSTFKVSAFVAILATLYMRFFLPDSSCNIDSTSCSKLISSKTKRIGNNVVDDSCPKIQIGKRIPSIDDTIHLLKTSLIFRQAAIVAFFTNLAEGGLREALLYFLKARFHFNKDQFADLMLIVGVSGVISQLVLMPILVPGLGEEKLLRIGLLASCVHMITYSISWAPWVPYVGTAIVVLAVFSSPCLRSIASKQVGPEEQGKAQGCISGIGSFANIISPLVFTPLTALFLSDRAPFHFPGFSIMCTGFAMMIAFLQSLMIRRVPTISNNKSNNNAYNEA; encoded by the exons ATGGTGATGCCAGTAGTTGGCAATCTCTCTGATTCTTACGGACGCAAAGCTCTTCTCACACTCCCTATGATTCTCACCATTTTGCCCCTAG CAATATTAGCATGTGGAAGGACCAAGTACTTCTTCTATGGTTATTAtgctctcaagactctcactgcaATGTTTTGTGAAGGCAGTGTGCTCTCACTTTCGCTAGCTTATGTG GCAGATAACATTTCAGAAAGCCGAAGATCTTCAGCTTTTGGAATTTTATCTGGCATTGGTTCTTCTGCGTTCCTATGTGGTACCTTAACCTCTCGTTTCATTTCCACGCAGTCAACTTTCAAG GTTTCTGCATTTGTCGCTATATTGGCAACCTTGTACATGAGATTTTTCTTGCCAGACTCTAGTTGTAATATTGATTCCACCTCTTGTTCAAAATTGATATCAAGTAAGACTAAGAGAATTGGCAACAACGTTGTTGATGATTCGTGTCCGAAGATACAAATTGGTAAAAGGATTCCGTCAATAGATGATACGATCCATTTGCTGAAGACTAG TTTAATATTTAGACAAGCGGCAATTGTTGCATTTTTCACCAATCTTGCAGAAGGTGGACTTCGGGAGGCATTGCTG TACTTCCTGAAGGCGCGTTTTCACTTTAACAAGGACCAATTTGCTGACTTAATGTTGATAGTTGGGGTTTCAGGAGTGATATCAcag CTGGTTCTCATGCCCATACTAGTCCCTGGTTTAGGAGAAGAAAAACTGCTCAGGATTGGGCTACTTGCAAGCTGTGTACAT ATGATTACGTACAGTATATCATGGGCGCCTTGG GTTCCCTATGTTGGTACTGCAATTGTTGTTCTTGCTGTTTTCTCATCCCCATGT TTAAGGAGCATAGCATCTAAACAAGTCGGACCAGAAGAGCAG GGGAAAGCTCAAGGGTGCATTTCTGGAATAGGTTCCTTCGCCAACATAATATCTCCCTTAGTTTTTACCCCTCTGACAG CTCTTTTCCTGTCAGATAGAGCACCATTTCATTTCCCAGGTTTCAGTATCATGTGCACAGGATTTGCAATG ATGATAGCCTTCTTACAGAGTCTTATGATAAGGCGTGTTCCTACCATTTCAAATAACAAAAGCAACAATAATGCCTACAACGAGGCCTAA
- the LOC113291378 gene encoding 2S albumin-like has translation MARFNITTSIAVLFIAIFAVAAVEASIYRTVVTTTEIEDSAENQQSQRCQRQMRGMRMNMCQQYLRQSSQRGDDIMEEESNPTRQGLQDCCRELRGVSEECRCEAIRQMAQQMQGQAYQGQMMQKARQLPSMCGMRPQYCDIRGRYVEY, from the coding sequence ATGGCCAGGTTCAATATCACTACTTCAATTGCAGTTCTTTTCATTGCAATATTTGCTGTAGCTGCTGTCGAGGCATCAATTTACAGGACTGTTGTTACCACCACTGAGATCGAAGACTCTGCTGAAAATCAACAATCACAGAGGTGTCAGAGGCAAATGCGCGGAATGCGCATGAATATGTGTCAACAATATTTACGACAATCATCacaaagaggtgatgatattatGGAGGAGGAGAGCAACCCAACAAGGCAAGGACTACAGGACTGTTGTAGAGAGTTGAGGGGAGTGAGCGAGGAGTGCAGATGTGAAGCTATTAGACAAATGGCGCAACAAATGCAAGGACAGGCTTACCAGGGGCAGATGATGCAGAAGGCCAGACAACTTCCTTCAATGTGCGGAATGAGGCCTCAGTACTGCGATATCCGCGGACGATATGTCGAGTACTAG